One part of the Halobacteriovorax vibrionivorans genome encodes these proteins:
- a CDS encoding Crp/Fnr family transcriptional regulator codes for MQKFRNMMLEEILKQLPNKLIKDYSKGDPVYSEGEAADLLYIVQEGIFGLYFNTPSGKESFLRVFTKGDIFGHRSYFSNSPYHANAVCLKKGKVLIISREQCDNICLTSPALLKQMTKLMAEELGAAETRLAGMADKSVKRRIVEALTYLKLKNPDHTWTRKEIADFAMSTFESVARVLTELEEQQLIHRDGRRIEIPDEAKLIQFAVENY; via the coding sequence GTGCAGAAATTTAGGAATATGATGCTTGAAGAAATATTAAAACAACTTCCAAATAAATTAATCAAAGACTACTCTAAAGGAGATCCTGTCTATAGCGAAGGTGAAGCAGCAGACCTTCTCTATATTGTACAAGAAGGTATCTTTGGTCTTTACTTTAATACACCGAGTGGAAAAGAGAGTTTCTTAAGAGTATTCACCAAAGGTGATATATTTGGTCATCGCTCATACTTTAGTAATTCTCCCTATCATGCAAATGCTGTTTGCTTGAAGAAGGGAAAAGTTCTCATTATAAGCCGTGAACAATGTGACAATATTTGCTTAACAAGCCCAGCGCTTTTAAAGCAGATGACAAAGCTTATGGCCGAAGAATTAGGAGCAGCTGAAACAAGGCTTGCGGGAATGGCAGATAAGTCAGTTAAGCGCAGGATTGTAGAAGCATTAACCTATCTCAAGCTAAAAAATCCCGATCATACATGGACAAGAAAAGAAATTGCTGACTTTGCCATGAGCACATTTGAAAGTGTTGCCCGCGTCTTAACAGAACTAGAGGAACAACAGCTCATACATAGAGACGGGAGAAGAATTGAAATACCAGATGAAGCTAAATTAATACAATTTGCAGTAGAAAATTATTAG